A region from the Haloarcula limicola genome encodes:
- the hflX gene encoding GTPase HflX: MTATHTTERAVVVKRVDSGTADTEEIRDLARAAGYRVVGEVTQTRTEDPGYHLGEGKVTRLANKVALEDATTVIFDNQLGPYQTYNIGNELPKGAQAVDRFRLILEIFGQRAQTRKAQLQVELAELRYELPRAEAKASLAKRDERPGFMGLGEYDETREEDIKKQISNIRDELESIEETEQHRREQRRESGFDLVALAGYTNAGKSTLLRRLADDLEVDENDDLHPDLDTTAESEDRLFTTLGTTTRRAQVGKRDVLVTDTVGFIQDLPHWLVESFKSTLDSVYRADLVLLVVDVSESIEEIREKLVTSHDTLYERNQAPIVTVLNKTDVVDDEEVRRKREALSKLAPNPVAVSGKEGLNVEELAARIDAELPDYERERLVLPMTDETMSVVSWIHDHAHVETVDYGDQVVIEFEARPAIVEQSRAKAGDLVGASA; encoded by the coding sequence GTGACGGCGACACACACCACCGAGCGTGCGGTTGTCGTAAAGCGGGTCGACAGCGGCACGGCAGACACCGAAGAGATTCGCGACCTCGCCCGGGCCGCCGGGTACCGAGTGGTCGGGGAAGTCACACAGACCAGAACCGAAGACCCGGGGTATCACCTCGGCGAGGGGAAGGTGACGCGACTGGCCAACAAAGTGGCGCTCGAAGATGCCACCACGGTCATCTTCGACAACCAATTGGGTCCCTATCAGACGTACAACATCGGGAACGAACTCCCGAAAGGTGCCCAGGCCGTCGACCGGTTCCGCCTCATCCTCGAGATATTCGGCCAGCGCGCCCAGACGCGGAAGGCGCAGCTACAGGTCGAACTGGCCGAACTGCGCTACGAACTGCCCAGAGCGGAGGCCAAGGCGAGCCTCGCCAAGCGCGACGAGCGCCCCGGGTTCATGGGGCTGGGCGAGTACGACGAGACCCGCGAAGAGGACATCAAAAAGCAGATCTCGAACATCCGCGACGAGCTCGAATCCATCGAGGAGACCGAGCAACACCGCCGCGAACAGCGCCGGGAGTCCGGCTTCGACCTCGTCGCGCTCGCGGGCTACACCAACGCCGGGAAGTCGACGCTGCTTCGCCGGCTCGCAGACGATCTGGAGGTCGACGAGAACGACGACCTCCACCCCGACCTCGATACGACCGCCGAGAGCGAGGACCGCCTGTTCACGACGCTGGGGACGACTACGCGCCGGGCGCAGGTGGGCAAACGCGACGTCCTCGTGACCGACACCGTCGGGTTCATCCAGGACCTCCCGCACTGGCTGGTCGAGTCCTTCAAGTCCACGCTCGACTCGGTGTATCGGGCCGACCTCGTCCTGCTGGTCGTCGACGTCTCCGAGTCTATCGAGGAGATCCGCGAGAAACTGGTGACGAGTCACGACACGCTCTACGAGCGCAACCAGGCCCCCATCGTGACGGTGCTCAACAAGACCGACGTGGTAGACGACGAGGAGGTCCGTCGGAAGCGGGAGGCGCTCTCGAAACTCGCGCCCAACCCCGTGGCCGTCAGCGGCAAGGAGGGGCTGAACGTCGAGGAACTCGCCGCCCGCATCGACGCGGAGCTCCCCGACTACGAGCGCGAGCGCCTCGTCCTCCCGATGACCGACGAGACGATGAGCGTCGTGTCGTGGATTCACGACCACGCCCACGTCGAGACCGTCGACTACGGCGACCAGGTCGTCATCGAGTTCGAGGCCCGCCCAGCCATCGTCGAGCAGTCACGGGCGAAAGCGGGCGACCTCGTCGGCGCGTCCGCGTAA
- the moaC gene encoding cyclic pyranopterin monophosphate synthase MoaC — MSDEFTHVDDDGDAQMVDVGEKADSERRAVARGEIRLSESTVDAITTDDVAKGDVLATARIGAIQAVKHTWETIPMCHQIPITNVDVEFDVNEGAVELTVAVETVGKTGCEMEALEGVTTGLNVVWDMVKASEKDDDGEYPVTAIENVRVVEKSVERA; from the coding sequence ATGAGCGACGAGTTCACGCACGTCGACGACGACGGGGACGCACAGATGGTCGACGTCGGCGAGAAGGCCGACAGCGAGCGCCGGGCGGTCGCCCGAGGCGAGATCCGCCTCTCGGAGAGCACGGTCGACGCCATCACTACGGACGACGTGGCGAAGGGAGACGTGTTGGCGACGGCGCGTATCGGCGCGATCCAGGCCGTCAAACACACGTGGGAGACGATTCCGATGTGTCACCAGATCCCCATCACGAACGTCGACGTCGAATTCGACGTGAACGAGGGCGCGGTCGAACTCACCGTCGCCGTCGAGACGGTCGGCAAGACGGGCTGTGAGATGGAAGCGCTGGAGGGCGTGACGACCGGACTGAACGTCGTCTGGGACATGGTGAAAGCCAGCGAGAAGGACGACGACGGCGAATATCCGGTGACCGCCATCGAAAACGTTCGCGTCGTGGAGAAGTCGGTCGAGCGCGCCTGA
- a CDS encoding RNA-binding protein, translated as MSSVPFHYVDLRTFCYATEDDKRVEDALRTFLPAEYPIERAESEGHYGDRIVVLSARVENADDVRHVLSQVATLSDIDAVRSELGDRVDDNCSFFLTFDKQAAFGGEVRRGDGITLRAKVEAYPAKREKAVANARAVLDEL; from the coding sequence ATGTCGTCGGTTCCGTTCCACTACGTCGACCTCCGGACGTTCTGTTACGCCACGGAGGACGACAAACGCGTCGAGGACGCGCTCCGCACCTTTCTGCCCGCGGAGTACCCCATCGAACGGGCCGAGAGCGAGGGCCACTACGGCGACCGGATCGTCGTCCTCTCGGCGCGCGTCGAGAACGCCGACGACGTGCGCCACGTCCTCTCGCAGGTGGCGACGCTCTCGGACATCGACGCCGTCAGATCGGAACTGGGCGACAGGGTCGACGACAACTGCTCGTTCTTTCTGACCTTCGACAAGCAGGCCGCCTTCGGCGGCGAGGTGCGTCGCGGCGACGGTATCACCCTGCGGGCCAAAGTCGAGGCCTACCCCGCCAAGCGAGAGAAGGCGGTGGCGAACGCCCGCGCCGTCTTAGACGAGCTGTGA
- a CDS encoding glycine zipper 2TM domain-containing protein — protein sequence MKERVGRAVSRAKYAAIGGAVGGALGGLVGRSAASTGAGFGALVGAFVGEKWASAAPFVEKARSTTSDNLGVAAPFVEKAKSRRSKQSAESQSQEQA from the coding sequence ATGAAAGAACGCGTCGGACGAGCGGTCAGTCGGGCAAAGTACGCAGCAATCGGCGGCGCAGTCGGCGGCGCGCTCGGCGGACTCGTCGGTCGGAGCGCCGCCAGCACCGGCGCTGGCTTCGGTGCCCTCGTGGGCGCATTCGTCGGCGAGAAGTGGGCCAGCGCCGCGCCGTTCGTGGAGAAAGCGCGCTCGACGACCTCCGACAACCTGGGCGTGGCCGCGCCGTTCGTCGAGAAGGCCAAGTCGCGCCGGTCCAAGCAGTCCGCGGAGTCACAGAGCCAAGAGCAAGCGTAA
- a CDS encoding FUN14 domain-containing protein: MVEFVLQLDGFNLPQMGLELGTGGLIGGIIGFAAKKIAKVIAVIVGLELALFKFLETRGILEVNWQAIGGAAQNATQGATETAAGQPPSWMMSIISALPVSAGFTGGFLVGFKQG; the protein is encoded by the coding sequence ATGGTCGAATTTGTGTTACAACTAGATGGGTTCAATCTCCCGCAGATGGGCCTCGAGCTGGGGACTGGCGGCCTCATCGGCGGTATTATCGGATTCGCTGCCAAAAAAATCGCGAAGGTCATCGCCGTCATCGTCGGCCTCGAACTGGCGCTCTTTAAGTTCTTAGAGACCCGCGGCATCCTCGAAGTGAACTGGCAGGCGATCGGCGGGGCCGCACAGAACGCGACGCAGGGGGCGACCGAGACCGCCGCGGGACAGCCGCCGTCGTGGATGATGTCGATCATCTCGGCGCTCCCGGTCAGCGCGGGCTTCACGGGCGGCTTCCTCGTCGGCTTCAAGCAGGGATGA
- a CDS encoding DoxX family protein has translation MSAGEVELRSIVAGLTAEGKLHTLSVWFILALRLMMGLAFLQAGSGKLLGGDFSAAGYLQNAPSANGSPLADLFVSMAQTAWFMDFVNVAVPWGQVLIGLGLIVGCLTRLAAFWGAFMMVLFYFGNWDIAHGYINGDFAYLLVFLSVAAFGAGRIFGLDAYIEQYEVDGVPLVERYPWTRYFLG, from the coding sequence ATGTCCGCTGGAGAGGTAGAACTCAGAAGCATCGTCGCCGGACTGACCGCGGAGGGAAAACTCCACACTCTGAGCGTCTGGTTCATCCTCGCTCTCCGTCTCATGATGGGGCTCGCGTTCCTACAGGCCGGTTCGGGAAAGCTCCTCGGCGGTGATTTCAGCGCAGCGGGGTATCTCCAGAACGCGCCGTCGGCGAACGGTAGCCCGCTGGCGGACCTCTTCGTCTCGATGGCACAGACGGCCTGGTTTATGGACTTCGTGAACGTCGCCGTCCCGTGGGGACAGGTGCTCATCGGTCTCGGGCTGATAGTCGGGTGCCTGACGCGGCTGGCGGCGTTCTGGGGCGCGTTCATGATGGTGTTGTTCTACTTCGGCAACTGGGACATCGCTCACGGCTACATCAACGGCGACTTCGCGTATCTGCTGGTGTTCCTCTCCGTGGCCGCGTTCGGTGCTGGCAGAATCTTCGGTCTCGATGCCTATATCGAACAGTACGAGGTCGACGGAGTACCGCTCGTTGAACGTTACCCGTGGACGCGATACTTCTTGGGGTGA
- a CDS encoding NUDIX hydrolase produces the protein MTTVDDLWYLADVASQQAEQTYHELTDGRDAVVEFTRHHRIPRRRFRRVAEDARDHGAPYGAHTLTYRPSGELLLVRHEGVDMWVLPGGELDGDESFREAAIRELAEEGGIEATIEGLGMVGRIEFHCDGNSTWGVLPVFEARAETTDVAVADPDGEISDARWFAELPEDTRDRAEILRWRDRRFA, from the coding sequence ATGACCACCGTCGACGACCTGTGGTATCTCGCCGACGTCGCCAGCCAACAGGCCGAGCAGACGTATCACGAACTGACCGACGGCCGCGACGCCGTCGTGGAGTTCACGCGCCACCACCGCATCCCGCGGCGACGGTTCCGGCGCGTCGCCGAGGACGCGAGAGACCACGGCGCGCCCTACGGCGCACACACGCTCACCTATCGCCCGTCCGGCGAGCTGCTGTTGGTCCGCCACGAGGGCGTCGACATGTGGGTATTACCGGGGGGCGAACTCGACGGCGACGAGTCGTTCCGCGAGGCGGCGATCCGCGAACTCGCCGAGGAGGGCGGCATCGAGGCGACGATCGAGGGACTGGGAATGGTCGGCCGCATCGAGTTCCACTGCGACGGCAACAGCACGTGGGGCGTCCTGCCGGTGTTCGAGGCCCGCGCCGAGACGACCGACGTCGCCGTCGCGGACCCGGACGGGGAGATAAGCGACGCGCGCTGGTTCGCCGAGTTACCCGAGGACACCCGGGACCGCGCGGAGATCCTCCGGTGGCGCGACCGCCGGTTCGCGTAG
- a CDS encoding DUF1918 domain-containing protein — MAFEEDDSVTLHDEHSDYDGQTGTVTQVVETMFGDANYTVSFEDGQEQGVPEDNLEAAEDDA, encoded by the coding sequence ATGGCATTCGAGGAAGACGACAGCGTCACGCTTCACGACGAGCACAGCGACTACGACGGGCAGACGGGGACGGTCACGCAGGTCGTCGAGACGATGTTCGGCGACGCCAACTACACCGTCTCCTTCGAGGACGGCCAGGAGCAGGGCGTCCCGGAGGACAACCTCGAAGCGGCCGAGGACGACGCGTAG
- a CDS encoding molybdate ABC transporter permease subunit, with protein MSRTVSEAETPTRGAGPELRHLVPVLGAVLLLYFVVPLAVLAVTYSPTALTQVTAGYVVDAATTSLAAALASTAIALVFGLPLAYWLSRSDHALATLALGVVVLPLVLPPIVSGMLLLTVVGPAGLGGLTDLRLTRSLIGVVAAQTFVAAPFFVVTAKAAFDGVDDHFEEAARSLGRSWGETMRSVTVPLAKPGILAGLVLTFARALGEFGATMMLAYYPRTLPVQIWASFISTGLDAALPVAVILLSVALGTLLVVHALRATPWR; from the coding sequence ATGTCCCGAACGGTCTCCGAGGCTGAGACGCCGACCCGCGGCGCCGGTCCCGAACTCCGACACCTCGTTCCGGTCCTCGGAGCGGTGCTGCTGCTGTACTTCGTCGTCCCGCTCGCCGTTCTCGCGGTGACGTACTCGCCGACCGCGCTGACGCAGGTGACCGCGGGATACGTCGTCGACGCCGCGACGACCTCGCTGGCGGCCGCGCTCGCCAGTACGGCCATCGCGCTCGTCTTCGGCTTACCGCTCGCCTACTGGCTCTCGCGAAGCGACCACGCTCTCGCGACGCTGGCGCTCGGCGTCGTCGTCCTCCCGCTGGTCCTGCCGCCCATCGTCAGCGGGATGCTCCTGCTGACCGTCGTCGGTCCGGCGGGGCTGGGGGGGCTCACGGACCTCCGTCTGACTCGCTCACTGATCGGCGTCGTCGCCGCACAGACGTTCGTCGCCGCGCCGTTCTTCGTCGTGACGGCGAAGGCCGCCTTCGACGGCGTCGACGACCACTTCGAGGAAGCGGCCCGCTCGCTCGGTCGGAGCTGGGGCGAGACGATGCGGTCGGTGACGGTCCCCTTAGCGAAACCCGGAATTCTCGCGGGTCTCGTCCTCACGTTCGCCCGAGCGCTCGGCGAGTTCGGTGCGACGATGATGCTCGCGTACTACCCGCGCACCCTCCCGGTCCAGATCTGGGCGTCGTTCATCTCGACGGGACTGGACGCCGCGCTCCCCGTCGCCGTCATCCTGCTCAGCGTCGCGCTCGGGACGCTACTCGTCGTGCACGCGCTTCGGGCGACGCCGTGGCGGTGA
- a CDS encoding RNase P subunit p30 family protein, with protein sequence MYEAVHAHPDGESTVARQALTAAEYGFDGIVVRNHGDEPADYDPEAIAEEYGVDVVDGVEVRADARSQASGLVGNHRSKRTVVAVHGGTRDINRFAVEQPAVDVLAHPMRGDGDFNHVLAKAAAENGVRVEFSLRSILRESGGSRVRALQDLRKLRELVVDADAPYVVSADPRGHLEFRAPRELAALGERIGFDAEQITAGLEEWGSLAERNRRLTDDAFVEPGVRIEELDDS encoded by the coding sequence ATGTACGAGGCCGTCCACGCTCACCCGGACGGTGAGAGCACCGTCGCCCGACAGGCGCTGACCGCCGCCGAGTACGGCTTCGACGGCATCGTCGTCCGGAACCACGGCGACGAACCGGCCGACTACGACCCCGAGGCCATCGCCGAGGAGTACGGCGTCGACGTCGTCGACGGCGTCGAGGTGCGCGCCGACGCCCGCTCGCAGGCCAGCGGTCTCGTCGGGAATCACCGCTCGAAGCGGACGGTCGTCGCCGTCCACGGCGGCACTCGGGACATCAACCGGTTCGCCGTCGAGCAACCGGCCGTCGACGTCCTCGCCCATCCGATGCGCGGCGACGGCGACTTCAACCACGTGCTGGCGAAGGCGGCCGCCGAGAACGGCGTCCGGGTGGAGTTCTCGCTTCGCTCGATACTGCGCGAGAGCGGCGGCAGTCGCGTCCGGGCGCTACAGGACCTCAGAAAGCTCCGGGAACTCGTCGTCGACGCCGACGCGCCCTACGTCGTCAGCGCCGACCCGCGCGGCCACCTCGAGTTTCGCGCCCCCCGCGAACTCGCCGCGCTCGGCGAGCGCATCGGGTTCGACGCCGAGCAGATAACGGCGGGGCTGGAAGAGTGGGGGTCACTCGCCGAGCGCAACCGGCGGCTCACCGACGACGCGTTCGTCGAGCCGGGGGTCCGAATCGAGGAATTAGACGACTCATAA
- a CDS encoding Rpp14/Pop5 family protein gives MKHLPKHLRPRWRYLAVRVETWPDADVGRRAFQREVWYAAQNLLGDPGSADADMTVIRFAHNDGTGHAIVRVRRGHIDEARAALACIDAIDGHPVGLRVTGTSGTVRACEEKYIGGPAEPFEQRHVVFENAERHADARGKRVDVRTDDAFAGATDLDFR, from the coding sequence ATGAAGCACCTCCCGAAACACCTCCGGCCGCGCTGGCGCTATCTCGCGGTCCGCGTCGAGACGTGGCCCGACGCCGACGTGGGCCGCCGGGCGTTCCAGCGCGAAGTCTGGTACGCCGCACAGAACCTCCTCGGCGACCCGGGCAGCGCCGACGCCGATATGACCGTCATTCGCTTCGCCCACAACGACGGGACGGGCCACGCGATCGTCCGGGTCCGCCGCGGGCACATCGACGAGGCGCGGGCCGCGCTGGCCTGTATCGACGCCATCGACGGGCATCCGGTCGGGCTTCGCGTGACGGGAACGAGCGGCACCGTACGTGCGTGTGAAGAAAAGTATATAGGCGGGCCGGCGGAACCGTTCGAACAGAGACACGTCGTGTTCGAGAACGCAGAGAGGCACGCCGACGCCCGTGGAAAGCGAGTCGACGTGCGCACGGACGACGCGTTCGCGGGCGCGACAGACCTCGATTTCCGATAA
- a CDS encoding extracellular solute-binding protein has translation MSDWRRRDVLAALGSGVVAGIGGCSGLAQSRVRTLVAGSMQAAASGTLQRETTAELAVESHGSVHAARLVADGKRDPGILALADPALFERLLETPWHAVVAGNELVLSYNPKTDGGQRVADAQTWTAPLTEDGVSFGRTDPDLDPLGYRTVFALELAARRRDEPTLAEDVLEPDQRYPETQLLAQFETGSVDAAVVYRSMAVERDYPFRELPPAVNLGDPAFADEYASVRYELPDGTVARGSPIEYAATRRTDDDATTAVFETMLAGSWLSEHGFTVRDQYPRMEGDVPNGLRG, from the coding sequence ATGAGTGACTGGCGTCGGCGGGACGTCCTCGCCGCCCTCGGCAGCGGCGTCGTCGCCGGAATCGGTGGGTGCTCCGGACTGGCACAGTCCCGGGTACGGACGCTCGTCGCCGGGAGCATGCAAGCGGCCGCGAGCGGGACTCTCCAGCGGGAGACGACCGCCGAGCTGGCAGTCGAATCGCACGGCTCCGTCCACGCCGCGCGGCTCGTCGCCGACGGGAAGCGCGACCCCGGTATACTGGCACTGGCCGACCCGGCGCTGTTCGAGCGACTCCTCGAAACGCCGTGGCACGCCGTCGTCGCCGGCAACGAACTGGTGCTCTCGTACAACCCGAAGACCGACGGCGGCCAACGGGTCGCCGACGCGCAGACGTGGACCGCACCGCTAACCGAGGACGGCGTCTCCTTCGGCCGGACCGACCCCGACCTCGACCCGCTGGGCTACCGGACGGTCTTCGCGCTCGAACTGGCGGCTCGCCGGCGCGACGAACCGACGCTCGCCGAGGACGTACTGGAACCGGACCAGCGCTACCCCGAGACGCAACTGCTGGCGCAGTTCGAGACCGGGAGCGTCGACGCCGCCGTCGTCTATCGGAGCATGGCCGTCGAGCGCGACTACCCCTTCCGGGAACTGCCGCCGGCCGTCAACCTCGGCGACCCCGCCTTCGCAGACGAGTACGCGTCGGTCCGGTACGAACTCCCCGACGGGACCGTCGCCCGCGGGTCGCCCATCGAGTACGCCGCGACCCGCCGAACCGACGACGACGCGACGACAGCGGTGTTCGAAACGATGCTCGCGGGTTCGTGGTTGAGCGAACACGGTTTCACCGTCCGCGACCAGTACCCGCGTATGGAGGGCGATGTCCCGAACGGTCTCCGAGGCTGA
- the psmA gene encoding archaeal proteasome endopeptidase complex subunit alpha, whose protein sequence is MQGQNQQQAYDRGITIFSPDGRLYQVEYAREAVKRGTASIGIRTKDGVVLAVDKRIRSPLMERSSVEKIHKADDHIGIASAGHVADARQLIDFARRQAQVNQLRYGEPVGVETLTKEITDYIQQYTQVGGARPFGVALIIAGIANGEPRLYETDPSGTPYEWKALAVGADRSDIRDYLEEHYDEEMDLDAGVDLALAALASANDDELTPEGIGVAVIDVETERFRELTDEEKADHLADADLLPAEGEAEGTDETDEPEDEE, encoded by the coding sequence ATGCAGGGACAAAATCAACAGCAGGCCTACGACCGGGGAATCACTATCTTCTCGCCGGACGGACGCCTCTATCAGGTAGAGTACGCCCGCGAGGCGGTCAAGCGCGGCACAGCGAGCATCGGCATCCGGACCAAGGACGGCGTCGTACTGGCCGTCGACAAGCGCATCCGCTCGCCGCTGATGGAGCGCTCCTCGGTCGAGAAGATCCACAAGGCCGACGACCACATCGGCATCGCCTCCGCCGGCCACGTCGCCGACGCCCGCCAGCTCATCGACTTCGCCCGCCGGCAGGCACAGGTCAACCAGCTGCGCTACGGCGAACCCGTCGGCGTCGAGACGCTCACGAAGGAGATCACCGACTACATCCAGCAGTACACGCAGGTCGGCGGCGCGCGGCCGTTCGGCGTCGCGCTCATCATCGCCGGCATCGCCAACGGCGAACCCCGCCTGTACGAGACCGACCCCTCGGGGACCCCCTACGAGTGGAAGGCGCTCGCGGTCGGGGCCGACCGCAGCGACATCCGGGACTACCTCGAAGAGCACTACGACGAGGAGATGGACTTAGACGCTGGTGTCGACCTGGCGCTCGCGGCGCTGGCCTCGGCAAACGACGACGAGCTTACGCCCGAAGGGATCGGCGTGGCCGTCATCGACGTCGAGACCGAGCGGTTCCGAGAACTCACGGACGAAGAGAAGGCGGACCACCTCGCCGACGCCGACCTGCTCCCGGCTGAGGGCGAGGCCGAGGGGACCGACGAGACAGACGAACCGGAAGACGAGGAGTAA
- a CDS encoding ribosome assembly factor SBDS, producing the protein MISLDEAVTARLESHGQRFEVLVDPDAALAMKRGEFDGELEDVIAAEDVFEDASRGDRPPEESLKEVFGTTEPMEIIPEVVERGEIQITADQRREMQEQKHKQLVQQITRNAVNPQMDDAPHPPERIESALEETDFRVDPMEPVETQVDEALDALRPVIPIRFDEVTVAVQVPADYAGSAQAQIRQFGDLEREEWQSDGSWVGVLTFPAGMQNEFYDLVNEHTSGEAETQILKDEDDIGTR; encoded by the coding sequence ATGATATCGCTTGACGAGGCTGTGACGGCGCGCCTCGAGTCGCACGGACAGCGCTTCGAGGTACTGGTCGACCCCGACGCCGCACTGGCGATGAAACGCGGTGAGTTCGACGGCGAGTTAGAGGACGTCATCGCGGCCGAGGACGTCTTCGAGGACGCCTCGCGAGGTGACAGACCGCCCGAGGAGAGTCTGAAAGAGGTGTTCGGGACGACCGAGCCGATGGAGATAATCCCCGAAGTCGTCGAACGCGGCGAGATACAGATCACGGCCGATCAGCGCCGCGAGATGCAGGAACAGAAGCACAAGCAACTCGTCCAGCAGATAACCCGCAACGCCGTCAACCCGCAGATGGACGACGCGCCCCATCCGCCCGAGCGCATCGAGTCGGCGCTCGAAGAGACGGACTTCCGCGTCGACCCGATGGAGCCCGTCGAGACGCAGGTCGACGAGGCCTTAGACGCCCTGCGGCCGGTCATCCCCATCCGGTTCGACGAGGTGACCGTCGCCGTGCAGGTGCCCGCCGACTACGCCGGCAGCGCGCAGGCCCAGATCCGGCAGTTCGGCGACTTGGAACGCGAGGAGTGGCAGTCCGACGGCTCGTGGGTCGGCGTGCTCACCTTCCCGGCGGGGATGCAAAACGAGTTCTACGACCTCGTCAACGAGCACACGAGCGGCGAAGCCGAGACGCAGATCCTCAAGGACGAAGACGACATCGGCACTCGTTGA
- the thiC gene encoding phosphomethylpyrimidine synthase ThiC has translation MTQLEAARRGTVTEAMDRVAERERVSPEFVRERVAEGQAVIPNNVRHEALDPMVIGRAFGTKVNANIGNSEETSDIESELSKLHTAVHYGADTVMDLSTGSDLDAIREANVERSPVPIGTVPIYEAVKRAGDATDITHELLLDVIEKQAGQGVDYMTIHAGVLLEHLPLTDGRKTGIVSRGGSILARWIEENGMQNPLYAKFDEICEIFVEHDVTFSLGDGLRPGCLADSGDDAQFAELDTLGELTRTAWNHGVQVMVEGPGHVPMDQIAGQVERQREVCDGAPFYVLGPLVTDVAPGYDHITSAIGATEAARAGAAMLCYVTPKEHLGLPEEEDVREGLAAYRIAAHAADVADGRDGARAWDDALSEARYAFDWREQFELALDPDRAREYHDQTLPGDNYEDARFCSMCGVDFCSMRIDQDARESGEMADIETDGDDRTDASATAAAEVNRPPVGTHDAAATDDGTPDDATRADDD, from the coding sequence ATGACGCAACTGGAGGCTGCACGGCGCGGTACCGTCACGGAAGCGATGGACCGAGTCGCCGAGAGGGAGCGCGTCTCGCCGGAGTTCGTCCGCGAGCGAGTCGCCGAGGGGCAGGCCGTGATCCCGAACAACGTTCGGCACGAGGCGCTGGACCCGATGGTCATTGGCCGGGCGTTCGGAACGAAAGTCAACGCCAACATCGGCAACAGCGAGGAGACGAGCGATATCGAAAGCGAACTGTCGAAACTGCACACCGCCGTCCACTACGGGGCTGACACCGTAATGGATCTCTCGACGGGGAGCGACCTGGACGCGATCCGGGAGGCGAACGTCGAGCGCTCGCCGGTCCCCATCGGCACGGTGCCGATATACGAGGCCGTCAAGCGCGCCGGCGACGCGACCGACATCACTCACGAACTACTGCTCGACGTCATCGAGAAACAGGCCGGACAGGGCGTCGACTACATGACGATACACGCCGGTGTCCTGCTGGAACACCTGCCACTGACCGACGGCCGCAAGACCGGCATCGTCTCGCGCGGCGGGTCCATCCTCGCACGGTGGATAGAGGAAAACGGGATGCAGAACCCGCTGTACGCGAAATTCGACGAGATATGCGAGATATTCGTCGAGCACGACGTGACGTTCAGCCTCGGCGACGGCCTCCGACCCGGCTGTCTCGCGGATTCGGGCGACGACGCGCAGTTCGCCGAGTTGGACACGCTCGGCGAACTCACGCGGACGGCGTGGAATCACGGCGTACAGGTGATGGTCGAGGGGCCGGGTCACGTGCCGATGGACCAGATCGCCGGACAGGTCGAGCGCCAGCGGGAGGTCTGCGACGGCGCGCCGTTCTACGTCCTCGGGCCGCTGGTGACCGACGTCGCGCCGGGCTACGACCACATCACGAGCGCCATCGGCGCGACGGAGGCAGCCCGCGCCGGTGCCGCGATGTTGTGTTACGTCACGCCCAAAGAGCACCTCGGTCTCCCCGAGGAAGAGGACGTTCGGGAGGGACTGGCCGCGTACCGGATCGCCGCCCACGCCGCCGACGTGGCCGACGGGCGGGACGGCGCTCGCGCGTGGGACGACGCGCTCTCGGAGGCCCGCTACGCCTTCGACTGGCGCGAGCAGTTCGAACTGGCGCTGGACCCCGACCGCGCCCGCGAGTACCACGACCAGACCCTGCCCGGCGACAACTACGAGGACGCCCGTTTCTGCTCGATGTGCGGCGTCGACTTCTGCTCGATGCGCATCGACCAGGACGCCCGCGAGAGCGGCGAGATGGCCGACATCGAGACCGATGGCGACGACCGAACCGACGCGTCGGCGACCGCGGCCGCCGAGGTCAACCGCCCGCCGGTCGGGACGCACGACGCCGCGGCGACGGACGACGGGACACCGGACGACGCGACGCGGGCCGACGACGACTGA